Proteins encoded in a region of the Candidatus Brocadiaceae bacterium genome:
- the tilS gene encoding tRNA lysidine(34) synthetase TilS: MDDLPDRALRFARRHGLLNPGERAVIAFSGGADSVALALALEALRDDGRLPLALSLAHLNHMLRGAEADRDEAFCRDFADAHSLPIAIERADVRAHVRTHGGSLEAAARRLRYEFLARAADRAGAGAVLTAHHADDVAETVLLRLVRGAGLHGLGAMAPTRPLDDAGRPHLRLVRLLLEVPRADLLAYVQRRGQAFCTDSTNRDTRHARNRVRHLLMPLLAREFPTFSTAALAGLNASALESAALLDSLLDDLWPRLCLRAGPREVVLAAAPLADAAAPLRKAAGRRAFGRLCTPPAPALRFGHMEELARLPGRPVGTCLALPRGVRARREHGVVRFLVGPAEGWPPRTLPVPGAVELPEAGLRLEATVLPAGSLAASEAAARATEGRVFLDVRTTGRRLVVRTRTPGDRFHPLGAPGEGRLKGFFINARVPRGDRDRIPLVATDDGAVVWVVGHRIGEPFRLRGDDAPVLCLQAERTDRPPV, from the coding sequence ATGGACGATCTCCCGGACAGGGCCCTCCGCTTCGCCCGCAGGCACGGGCTCCTGAATCCCGGAGAGCGCGCCGTCATCGCGTTCAGCGGCGGGGCGGACTCGGTGGCCCTGGCCCTGGCCCTGGAAGCCCTCCGCGACGACGGCCGCCTGCCCCTGGCGCTCTCCCTGGCCCACCTCAACCACATGCTCCGCGGGGCCGAGGCGGACCGGGATGAGGCGTTCTGCCGCGACTTCGCCGACGCACACTCCCTGCCGATCGCGATCGAACGGGCGGACGTGCGCGCGCACGTGCGCACGCACGGCGGCTCGCTGGAGGCGGCTGCCCGCCGGCTGCGCTACGAGTTCCTGGCCCGCGCGGCCGACCGCGCCGGCGCCGGCGCCGTGCTGACGGCCCATCACGCCGACGACGTCGCAGAAACAGTGCTCCTGCGCCTGGTGCGGGGCGCCGGGCTGCACGGGCTCGGGGCCATGGCACCCACCCGGCCGCTGGACGACGCCGGACGGCCGCACCTGCGGCTCGTCCGCCTCCTGCTCGAGGTGCCCCGGGCGGACCTGCTGGCCTACGTGCAGCGGCGCGGGCAGGCATTCTGCACCGACAGCACCAACCGCGACACCCGCCACGCGCGCAACCGCGTGCGCCACCTGCTCATGCCGCTGCTCGCACGCGAGTTCCCCACGTTCAGCACCGCCGCCCTGGCGGGCCTCAACGCCTCCGCACTCGAGTCCGCCGCGCTGCTCGATTCCCTGCTGGACGACCTCTGGCCCCGCCTCTGCCTTCGGGCCGGGCCGCGGGAGGTCGTGCTGGCGGCGGCGCCGCTGGCCGACGCCGCCGCCCCGTTGCGCAAGGCGGCCGGCCGGCGCGCGTTCGGACGCCTCTGCACGCCCCCGGCGCCCGCGCTCCGATTCGGCCACATGGAGGAGCTGGCCCGGCTGCCGGGGCGGCCGGTCGGAACGTGTCTGGCCCTGCCGCGGGGCGTCCGCGCCCGCCGCGAGCACGGCGTGGTGCGGTTCCTCGTCGGCCCCGCCGAAGGCTGGCCGCCCCGCACGCTCCCGGTGCCCGGAGCCGTCGAGCTGCCCGAGGCCGGGCTGCGCCTGGAGGCGACCGTCCTGCCGGCCGGCAGCCTGGCGGCCTCCGAGGCCGCCGCCCGCGCGACCGAGGGCCGGGTGTTCCTGGACGTGCGCACGACCGGCCGCCGCCTGGTCGTCCGCACGCGCACGCCCGGTGACCGCTTCCACCCCCTGGGGGCGCCGGGCGAAGGCCGCCTGAAGGGCTTCTTCATCAACGCCAGAGTGCCGCGCGGGGACCGCGATCGCATCCCGCTGGTCGCCACGGACGACGGGGCCGTCGTCTGGGTGGTGGGGCACCGGATCGGCGAGCCGTTCCGGCTGCGCGGCGACGACGCACCGGTGCTGTGCCTGCAGGCCGAACGCACGGATCGGCCCCCCGTCTGA